One Clupea harengus chromosome 3, Ch_v2.0.2, whole genome shotgun sequence DNA window includes the following coding sequences:
- the il34 gene encoding interleukin-34 isoform X2, producing the protein MGCLVLTQSVSTSTSPICKALTVVNNSLGVKERIHFMRHNMPINYTIRVHYEEIFKLKNVSRLRRNVEGLEDVDLQVTWLRVNLGILKKITSVLPKKHPSYNFTSNLETLFLSVEQIFPEGRDPPERIQQIWDALGSSLGKRWNVATPKSLLDNCYQTMHCIFSSCFPSSSNYCQRAHWRNEKKAQHQGVPKN; encoded by the exons ATGGGTT GTCTGGTTTTGACACAGTCAGTTTCAACAAGCACCAGTCCCATTTGCAAAGCCTTGACTGTGGTGAATAACAGTCTGGGTGTAAAAGAAAGGATACACTTCATG AGGCACAACATGCCCATTAACTACACCATACGGGTTCACTATGAGGAGATCTTCAAGCTGAAAAACGTCAGCAGGCTG AGGAGGAATGTGGAGGGCCTAGAAGACGTGGACCTGCAGGTGACGTGGTTGAGGGTGAACCTGGGCATTCTGAAGAAGATCACAAGCGTTTTGCCCAAGAAGCACCCCTCCTACAACTTCACGTCTAACCTGGAGACGCTCTTCCTCAGCGTGGAGCAAATATTCCCAGAGGGG AGGGATCCGCCAGAACGAATACAACAAATCTGGGATGCTTTAGGGAGCTCCTTGGGAAAACGGTGGAATGTGGCCACACCAAAATCCCTGCTGGACAACTGCTACCAAACCATGCACTGTATCTTCAGCAGTTGCTTCCCATCTTCTTCAAACT ACTGTCAGCGAGCTCACTGGAGAAACGAGAAGAAGGCCCAGCATCAAGGGGTTCCAAAGAACTAG
- the il34 gene encoding interleukin-34 isoform X1, with product MAGSGAWILGWVFGLVLTQSVSTSTSPICKALTVVNNSLGVKERIHFMRHNMPINYTIRVHYEEIFKLKNVSRLRRNVEGLEDVDLQVTWLRVNLGILKKITSVLPKKHPSYNFTSNLETLFLSVEQIFPEGRDPPERIQQIWDALGSSLGKRWNVATPKSLLDNCYQTMHCIFSSCFPSSSNYCQRAHWRNEKKAQHQGVPKN from the exons ATGGCCGGATCAGGAGCATGGATCCTAGGCTGGGTGTTTG GTCTGGTTTTGACACAGTCAGTTTCAACAAGCACCAGTCCCATTTGCAAAGCCTTGACTGTGGTGAATAACAGTCTGGGTGTAAAAGAAAGGATACACTTCATG AGGCACAACATGCCCATTAACTACACCATACGGGTTCACTATGAGGAGATCTTCAAGCTGAAAAACGTCAGCAGGCTG AGGAGGAATGTGGAGGGCCTAGAAGACGTGGACCTGCAGGTGACGTGGTTGAGGGTGAACCTGGGCATTCTGAAGAAGATCACAAGCGTTTTGCCCAAGAAGCACCCCTCCTACAACTTCACGTCTAACCTGGAGACGCTCTTCCTCAGCGTGGAGCAAATATTCCCAGAGGGG AGGGATCCGCCAGAACGAATACAACAAATCTGGGATGCTTTAGGGAGCTCCTTGGGAAAACGGTGGAATGTGGCCACACCAAAATCCCTGCTGGACAACTGCTACCAAACCATGCACTGTATCTTCAGCAGTTGCTTCCCATCTTCTTCAAACT ACTGTCAGCGAGCTCACTGGAGAAACGAGAAGAAGGCCCAGCATCAAGGGGTTCCAAAGAACTAG